The Lycium barbarum isolate Lr01 chromosome 9, ASM1917538v2, whole genome shotgun sequence genome has a segment encoding these proteins:
- the LOC132611272 gene encoding putative E3 ubiquitin-protein ligase XBAT35, which yields MGRQNRLEKRLYEQASVGNVDAIKTLHQQGAGLEWNDREGRTALIVACMEPELYDVARTLIQLGANVNHYCPGRGGGTPLHHAARRDFVPTVDLLLARRANAFRRNDDDQTPLDVARNKGYIDVVRAIEGHMDYQRRSDNSFYVKCFWPCFGVLLLAVLLRLMKLI from the exons ATGGGGAGGCAGAATCGCTTAGAGAAGCGTTTGTATGAACAAGCAAGTGTTGGAAACGTCGATGCCATCAAAACCCTCCACCAACAAGGCGCTGGCCTTGAG TGGAATGATAGGGAAGGTAGGACAGCTTTAATTGTGGCGTGCATGGAACCCGAGCTCTACGATGTTGCGAGAACTTTGATACAGTTGGGTGCTAACGTCAACCATTACTGTCCAG GAAGAGGTGGGGGTACTCCTCTACATCATGCTGCAAGAAGAGATTTTGTGCCGACAGTTGATTTACTTCTAGCACGTAGAG cAAATGCATTTAGAAGGAATGATGATGACCAAACACCCCTAGATGTTGCTAGAAATAAAGGTTACATCGATGTTGTTCGGGCAATTGAG GGCCATATGGACTACCAGCGTAGAAGTGATAATTCATTTTATGTAAAATGCTTCTGGCCGTGCTTCGGGGTTCTTCTTCTGGCCGTGCTTCTTCGACTTATGAAATTAATCTGA